GGTGGAGGGCGCTGGGCGTCTACCCTGGACCAGGGCGGGCGGCATGGCTGGCCGGTGGGTGGACAGCTTTGCCAGTTGCCAACACTCCAGGGTGTCGTGGGCGAGGCTGCTCCACACACAGTCTCAGCCACGCGCGCCCCAGAGGCGGGGAAGAAGCGGCTGCCTGGAGAGTCGGGGAGCAACGGTCTGCACCCTCCAGCCCCGCCACCAGTCTCCGCCCAGAACCCCACTGCTACTCTCCCAACTCCGCTCCGAACCGCAGCTCCTCTCCCGACAGGTCGCTCAACTTCAGGCAGCAGAGTGCCCTCTAGCCCAGCGAAATTTCCCAGCGCGACCTCGCGCCGGGTTACCGATGGAGCATGGGCTTCCCACACGCAGGAACCCCGGAGGCGTCCTGGCTCCTCTCGGTCCTCCAGTAGCAGCGAAGCGCGCCTGGACGCAAgctgcttccttccagaaagccGGAACCCACAGCCGCCCCAACTCTCTACCACTCTGGAGAAGTTAACTAAAGCCCCGGGTCTCGGGGTTTCGCGTACTCTTCATTCTGATTATTCTTCTCAATTACTTGTTACTAAAGACAAATACTAAGCAATAAATCAGGCTTAATTAAGAGAGGAAAAAGCAAAGATTTTTTGTAAAGGGAATGTAACAAGAGAAGTGCGGTGACAAGATGCCTGTTGTCCGCATCAGATGTGTAAGAAAGAACCAAGAGGTCCAGGTGCCTGACACCAAATTGATGGAAAGAAACTATCTTCCCTATGCAACTGAATTCAGGTTCACCTGGTTGGGGTTTAAAAGGGCAAGTCAAGTCCTCCCAAGGGGTTTTGCAAAAGCTACACTACTAGGTTTAGCAAAACGAAGTCTTCACTCAAAGGGCTtcacagattttcatttttatcacataAGCCAGGGCTGGAATACAACCTCccaaatcaaactaaaaataatCCCAATTACctaacatgttttaaaaagactCAGAATGCAGACACCTTAGGTTCAATTATAAACCCTCAATATTAAGCAAATCAGAAACAATGTTACAGCTTTCTTAAATCCAAAACTATCTGTGTACTACCTTGTTAAGGATAATACATATACAAAAGGCACATGCATTGAAATGCCAAGGGAAGAGTGAAGCCTATGTAATCAATAACAGGATAGTTAAAGATTTTTGTAGCAGTTAAGTCTTTTAAAAGCAATagtcaattataaaaataaaatcattttgcgAATGAAACTCTACAGCCTGAGAATGCATCCAAAATTAGATTTACAacattaaccttttaaaaaaacttattcaccttcccttcattttcatttagtttgaaACAATTGTAGTAGCTtactttaatttaaaagtatatcctactaaagaaaatttatatgttgTAGAACATATAAATTTGTACCATTTCTCACCATTTAGATGCTTTCTCTCTAGTACCTGGTTACTGTAATGATAAAATAATGGCATTAAATATAACTGAATCTTAACTatgaaataattatgaaacaaGTTGCTTAGACTATTTTTTGCCCTGCCCCATTTTTCAACAGCATATCAAAATTACTAAAAAGAGATTCATGGTCATATCCTCACACTATTTCAACTCCAACCCACACTGGTGCACATATGCAgcaattgctttggctattggcAACAATGGGAGAGGAGCATAAAAGATGGGAAGACTTTGCAGGAGGAAAAAAACCCTAGAAAACCTAGGTCCTTTCCCagactcttctttctcctcccatcTGCCTTCAAGCCAAAGTAATTTTGTTAGAGTTTGCACCTTCTGCACAATGTcgatagaattaaaaaaaaaaaaaaaagtgaaccttTCTGAACCACTGCTACTCTCTCTCGCGTTATTCCAGCCATCTCcaggaaagtcccttctatatagactttttcttctttgcGATTGATAAGAAAGGAAGATATAAAGGAGGATAAAGAAGAGGGGGCTGTAAAATGTGTGCGCATGTTTGACTTCCACTATCTCCttctattttcttacttttctctttACCCCCTTTCTTTATCAAGAGCAGTGGTGGCTACCGTTGGCGCAGAGTGCCTGTCTTCCTTCTCGGATTGGCTAAAGCACTGACAGCTCGGATAGCGATTGTAGGAACTGAAGCTCCACCCCGTTCTTGATGGCCCTGGGACCATTCATAAACTAAATAACTCCAGGAAATAGCGAggtagagagagaggggagaggagagagagagagagggagggagggagggagggagggagggagagaacgAGCGAGAGCGCAGAGGCgagggagagggggagacagACCtcaagggagaagaggaaaggggaggagggaaagaggagagccTGAGGTCGGAGGGGAGCAGGGAAAGACGACTCAGAAAGTGGAATCTGTACAAGCAGCCTACAGGAGAAGAAAAACCCTGAATCGTTATAACTACACCCCAGATGAAACGCAAGCAACGACTTCATCACACAAAAACAGATTTTGTGAGGGCCAAAAGTATAAATTACGAAGCAGAAATGAATATCAAACAACTTATAGCGGTTTGCACCTAAAGACAAGAAGAACCCACTACAAACAAATCAACCCAGTCCAAACAACGCCTCCAGtaggaaaagaggaaaactgCGAGGACAACACGACCCCCTAAGAAGAGACAAGACCAACACGCTGAGACTGTGGGGAGTCCTCAAGCCTCCGAGAGAGTGCCGCGGACTGAGCTGCGCTGTGCGGCTGTCTGGGCATTAATTACATCCTACAAGGACCATTCAGGGCAGGGTGAGGAGTAAGGCGCTCACCTACCTGGGTGAAGAAGTCCTACCAGTGTAGGAAGAGAAGTTTAAGAATGAACCACTAAAtgctttgcatttatttttaaatttactttggcACTTAAAAGACTTCATAGTTCCAGATTTCTGGTCAATCTCGGCTGTGGACATCTGAGCCTAACGTCTTGGTAACctgaatttttctctctctcctctacctccatCCCGCCCCATTCACCgtcaattttatttgcatatcaaGAGAAAGCAAAATAGTCCCAGAAGGtacttttcttttacaaaaattgccattttctaattttctgctAAAGAAAACGATTttgaaagagggaaaagaaaaagccagccGGCTACAGCATCAGCCGGTCAGCCCAGGTGGAAAACCAGAGTGAAAGTGGGGCTTAACCCAGAGCCCACCGCCTCTTCCGAAAGCCAAGCCGCAGGGCCACCACCAGTGCCTGAGCCTTGGATCCCTCAACGTATTGCGAGACGCCGGTGTATAGCCCGGACCTGTGCCCAAACATGATTGCCGCTCAGGCCAAGCTGGTCTACCAGCTCAATAAATACTACACTGAGCGCTGCCAGGCGCGCAAGGCGGCCATCGCCAAGACCATCCGAGAGGTCTGTAAGGTGGTCTCGGACGTGCTAAAGGAAGTGGAGGTGCAGGAGCCTCGCTTCATCAGCTCCCTGAGTGAGATCGATGCCCGCTACGAGGGGCTCGAGGTCATCTCGCCCACTGAGTTCGAGGTGGTGCTCTACCTAAACCAGATGGGCGTCTTCAACTTCGTGGACGACGGCTCGCTGCCCGGCTGCGCCGTGCTCAAACTGAGCGACGGGCGGAAGCGGAGCATGTCCCTGTGGGTCGAGTTCATCACGGCGTCGGGCTACCTCTCTGCGCGCAAGATCCGCTCTCGCTTCCAGACGCTGGTGGCCCAGGCGGTGGACAAGTGCAGCTATCGGGACGTGGTCAAGATGATCGCCGACACCAGCGAGGTCAAGCTGCGCATCAGGGAGCGCTACGTGGTGCAAATCACGCCGGCGTTCAAGTGCACAGGGATTTGGCCTCGAAGCgcggcacagtggcccatgcctcaCATCCCGTGGCCCGGCCCCAACAGGGTGGCGGAGGTCAAGGCCGAAGGGTTCAACTTGCTTTCGAAGGAGTGCTACTCTCTGACTGGCAAGCAGAGCTCGGCGGAGAGCGACGCCTGGGTGCTGCAATTCGGGGAGGCGGAGAACCGCCTGCTTATGGGCGGCTGCAGAAACAAGTGTCTCTCGGTGCTGAAGACCCTGCGGGACCGCCACCTGGAGCTGCCCGGCCAGCCGCTCAATAACTACCACATGAAGACGCTGCTGCTGTACGAATGTGAGAAACACCCGCGGGAAACGGACTGGGACGAGTCGTGCCTGGGCGACCGGCTCAACGGCATCCTGCTGCAGCTCATCTCCTGCCTGCAGTGCCGCCGCTGCCCTCACTACTTTCTGCCCAACCTCGACCTCTTTCAGGGCAAGCCCCATTCGGCCCTGGAAAGCGCTGCCAAGCAGACCTGGAGGTTGGCCAGGGAAATTCTCACCAATCCCAAAAGCCTGGACAAACTATAGGGTGCTGGGGACTGCTTGAAAAGCAACAAAACCGGGCGTGCTCTCTCAAACACACAACACAGAACTCAGAGATAAACAGCAGGAACTTGGGACACAAACTTTATGTAAGTCACctgaaaggaaaaggaatcaGGCTGAAGACCTTCATtaattaagaaacaaacaaaaagagagcaaacTAACCAAAACAAATCATGTTCTTGCACAAAAGTCATCATTTTCTTCCAAACAATGTGAATTTAAAGGGTCACACAAAAGAAGCAATCGGGCTTTGCCACCACAAAATGAAATCCAAGGTACATTTTCAAATCAATGTATAATAGtttcccccctttctttctctctctctctccctctcctctctctcttcctccctctcatgtgtgttttgtttttttttttggttgcctgAATGTCACcaagtgaaaaattatttaactatatgtaaaatgtgtctttttaaaaaaaagttttactgatGTTATATGTATCTCAGTGCCAATGTCAGATTGTGCCCCTGCCTTTCTTGCACCTCTCCCTTACCCTAAAGCCCTCTTGTTGAagacagtaataaaaatattactttacaTTGTAATTGACTGTGGATTGTTCTTAAATGAAGGCAGGTGAGATCACAGTTTAAAACTTACACTGTAAAGATAAGAACTTGAAAAACTAAATGCAAGAAGCTTTCATTTAAACTCTGAtttgcaaaatttaaaatacagcacATTTTGTAGAATTAAATGCACGAGTTCCCACCAAAATCCTTAGAAGAGAAAGTATTAATTTTACTGgaccaaaaaatatattttttctgtggACTTTGATATTAACAGTAACATCTACTTcacatttgaaaacagaaaaacattgtgAAAGAACAGATTTTGATCTCAAtttctgaaagaggaaaaaagtatttttcacattaaaaattaagatatttactTTCCTATgccataattttaaaacaatctaagcctaaataaaaggaaatatttataaatcttttcCAAATACTTAAAGTCAGTTGGTACTTTTCCATCAACCATTTGTTCCTCTTCAGgctttaatgaataaaaatttaattattaaatcagccacaccaaaaaaaaaaataaaatggttacaGCAGTATTTCTCTCTCCCAGCAAATGGGGATATGAACAATTCAGATTTATAAAtaacttgaattttaaaatggcTTAGTTATAAATGCCATAaggattattttttatgaaactgtaagaattatACTGTATGcaattcaaataaacaaaaaggttTTAATACCATGTTTAcaatcaaagaaaaattattatttcaagcGTTTACAAATAGGCAAAGTTTTACCTTCCTCTTCTTGGTGTTTTTCTAAGGTAGCAATCCAATATACTCATTTGAATGTTCCAACTTtaacaaaggtttattttaaatgCCAGGAAACAAATgattagaaaatttttttaaattagtaaaactgaaaatatccCAAAGGAATTGGTTTCTCTTCAGTATGTTGGAAGTAACTCCATTAGCTATGCTAATGGTGAAGCACAGGTATAGAATGTATGTCAGACGTTAccctttaatatttaaaatttatcctTTGTATTAGCCCAGCTCTACTTTACTGAGGAAACCCATGAATGaaagatgtagaaaaaaaatgttctagaaaAGCAACTTTAAAGATCAGAGGAAGAAatttgagtggggaaagggggtGTATGGAAGGATGAGCAGCAGGATAGCAGAGATagatgaaaaacaagaaaactgcTCAGGGATCTGAAGTCTAGTTCACTTGACAAACAGGCTTAAGTTGTAAGATCCCCTGGTAAAAACAGTCCtgtgttaaaaatataaactttgatCTTATCAGTTCTGAAATCATCTCCACTCTTTCAACGTATACTATATCTATTTTTCTAGTCTTTCTTCCTATTGATGTAGAACAAACTCACCATATACTAAGTGCTTCAGACAAATACActaattcttttaaataataaaaactaattttgtCTCTGGGGAAAATGCTCTCAATTTTAAGAACATTTCCAAAATAAGCATTAGATGCTTATActttcatgaaataatttaaaggaaCAATATTtagttaaaaagattaaaatgatacTTTAAAACTCAGGAAGGTATTTATAGCATTAGACACCTGGCTCTCCCCAGCTATtcctagaaaacatttttttaagactTGACAAGatgaaaaatatcccaaattcagtatcttttcttctttcttatttaatgCAGGTatcagcaaaaaaggaaaaacattgagGCAACATAAATGTCCACATTTACAAAACACCTTAAAGCACTAATGtctatacaaaatttaaaaaattttcaataattgcctgaaattttttaaaaatataaattggcagGAGTTTTGATTTCGGGAATGTCAGGCAGGTTTGCAGTGGTATAAGACCATTTCTATGACTGGCC
This Nycticebus coucang isolate mNycCou1 chromosome 1, mNycCou1.pri, whole genome shotgun sequence DNA region includes the following protein-coding sequences:
- the MAB21L2 gene encoding protein mab-21-like 2, translated to MIAAQAKLVYQLNKYYTERCQARKAAIAKTIREVCKVVSDVLKEVEVQEPRFISSLSEIDARYEGLEVISPTEFEVVLYLNQMGVFNFVDDGSLPGCAVLKLSDGRKRSMSLWVEFITASGYLSARKIRSRFQTLVAQAVDKCSYRDVVKMIADTSEVKLRIRERYVVQITPAFKCTGIWPRSAAQWPMPHIPWPGPNRVAEVKAEGFNLLSKECYSLTGKQSSAESDAWVLQFGEAENRLLMGGCRNKCLSVLKTLRDRHLELPGQPLNNYHMKTLLLYECEKHPRETDWDESCLGDRLNGILLQLISCLQCRRCPHYFLPNLDLFQGKPHSALESAAKQTWRLAREILTNPKSLDKL